One genomic region from Daphnia magna isolate NIES linkage group LG10, ASM2063170v1.1, whole genome shotgun sequence encodes:
- the LOC116932575 gene encoding vesicular acetylcholine transporter isoform X2: MPMIPFLNMELSLAKEIVMEKIREPHNQRRLVLVIVSIALLLDNMLYMVIVPIIPDYLRTIGAWDTHIEGGEYVTEPSSVRWHVNTTGNYSVPGNKTSLHLVNGVVVYEGEDAAIGVLFASKAIVQLMINPFSGALIDRVGYELPMMIGLTIMFFSTAVFACGRSYGVLFFARSLQGVGSAFADTSGLAMIADRFTEESERTKALGIALAFISFGCLVAPPFGGLLYEFAGKELPFLILSLVCLVDALMLKLVMRPRGLSQLGKSTSAVNLAGAQGPQVGTPIWRLLMDPYIAVCSGALMMANVSLAFLEPTISVWMMDTMNVEQWQLGMIWLPAFFPHVLGVVLTVRMAARYPQYTWVMAAFGLALEGLCCFIIPFATSYWVLMIPICGICFGIALIDTALLPTMGYVVDVRYVSVYGSIYAIADISYSFAYAIGPIIAGNVVDSIGFLALNIGIAVSTLLFCPVLMLLRHIYEYKPFGTNADGEEMTGLGPAPTIGHGFSGIAGGGSNIIPLMSDPPDKQYQTYALQESGGQPRYQMSANNALPSQPKNHLEYGSARHQDTNVDASSTAANHHGNGYNNRNNQQSESKKKPPVPPLPQKIQMTQRPTAMATANETTVTAAATRQQESNPFLASWD; the protein is encoded by the coding sequence ATGCCGATGATTCCGTTTCTCAACATGGAGCTGTCGCTGGCCAAAGAGATCGTGATGGAGAAGATCCGCGAGCCGCACAATCAACGTCGATTGGTGCTCGTCATCGTTTCGATCGCCCTCCTCCTGGACAATATGCTCTACATGGTCATCGTGCCCATCATCCCTGATTATTTGAGGACCATCGGAGCCTGGGATACCCACATCGAAGGTGGCGAGTACGTGACGGAGCCGAGCAGCGTCCGGTGGCACGTCAACAcgacgggcaactacagcgtTCCAGGCAACAAGACGAGTCTCCATTTGGTCAACGGGGTGGTCGTTTACGAAGGAGAGGATGCGGCCATTGGGGTCCTGTTCGCTTCCAAAGCCATCGTCCAGCTGATGATCAATCCGTTCTCGGGAGCTCTGATCGATCGGGTCGGGTACGAGCTGCCCATGATGATCGGCTTGACCATCATGTTCTTCTCGACGGCCGTCTTCGCTTGCGGCAGGTCGTACGGCGTTCTGTTCTTCGCCCGTTCCCTGCAGGGCGTCGGTTCGGCCTTTGCCGACACCAGTGGGCTGGCCATGATAGCCGATCGTTTCACCGAAGAGAGCGAACGAACGAAAGCGCTGGGCATCGCTTTGGCCTTCATCTCCTTCGGATGCCTAGTAGCGCCGCCCTTCGGCGGACTTCTCTACGAATTCGCCGGCAAGGAGCTGCCCTTTTTGATCCTGTCTCTCGTCTGTTTGGTGGACGCTTTGATGCTCAAACTGGTCATGAGGCCGAGAGGATTGAGCCAACTGGGCAAATCGACATCAGCTGTTAATTTGGCTGGCGCCCAGGGGCCCCAAGTGGGGACGCCCATTTGGAGGCTGCTGATGGATCCCTACATCGCTGTCTGCTCAGGTGCCCTGATGATGGCCAACGTGTCGCTGGCCTTCCTCGAGCCCACCATTTCCGTGTGGATGATGGACACGATGAACGTCGAACAATGGCAACTGGGCATGATTTGGCTGCCCGCGTTCTTCCCGCACGTCCTGGGCGTGGTCCTGACCGTTCGAATGGCCGCTCGCTATCCGCAGTACACGTGGGTCATGGCCGCCTTCGGACTGGCCCTGGAAGGTCTGTGCTGTTTCATCATCCCGTTCGCCACGTCCTACTGGGTCCTGATGATCCCCATCTGCGGAATATGTTTCGGAATCGCCCTCATCGATACGGCCCTCCTGCCCACCATGGGCTACGTGGTCGACGTGCGTTACGTCAGCGTTTACGGCAGCATTTACGCCATTGCCGACATCTCGTATTCGTTCGCCTACGCTATCGGCCCCATCATCGCCGGCAACGTTGTCGATTCCATCGGATTCCTGGCCCTCAACATCGGCATCGCCGTGTCCACGCTCTTGTTTTGCCCAGTGCTGATGCTCTTGCGTCACATCTACGAATACAAGCCGTTCGGGACCAACGCCGATGGAGAAGAAATGACGGGACTCGGTCCCGCGCCCACCATCGGCCACGGATTCTCGGGCATCGCTGGAGGAGGGTCCAACATTATTCCGCTCATGTCCGATCCTCCTGATAAACAATACCAGACGTACGCCCTGCAGGAGTCTGGTGGTCAGCCGCGCTATCAGATGAGCGCCAATAACGCGCTACCCTCGCAGCCGAAGAATCACTTGGAATACGGCAGCGCTAGGCATCAGGATACGAATGTCGATGCTTCGTCCACGGCTGCGAATCATCACGGCAATGGCTATAATAATCGGAACAATCAACAGTCGGAGAGTAAGAAGAAACCGCCCGTCCCTCCGCTGCCGCAAAAGATCCAAATGACCCAAAGGCCTACGGCCATGGCCACGGCTAACGAGACGACCGTCACGGCCGCGGCCACGAGACAACAGGAATCCAATCCGTTTCTAGCCAGTTGGGATTGa